The following are encoded in a window of Streptomyces sp. SAT1 genomic DNA:
- a CDS encoding Cof-type HAD-IIB family hydrolase, which translates to MSSTPSPVLTTADGGATGPAGSGAPADIRLIVTDMDGTLLDDSKRIPPGLWPVLAELRRRGVLFSPASGRQYATLAEQFAGAEEGMVFIAENGTYVVRDGVELSSDPLDPAVAARLVATVRELAGRGADVDAVVCGKRSAYVERSDEPFLAEVRKYYVRHRVVADAAAVDDDIIKVALFDFGSAERTTAPALAPFTATHQVVVSGEHWVDVMNRTADKGAALRRLQRDLGITPAQTLAFGDYLNDLEMLDAAEWSFAMENAHPEVVRRARHLAPSNNDNGVLRTIARLLDLPEELLSAEPRAAGTGTGVRD; encoded by the coding sequence ATGTCCAGCACCCCCTCGCCCGTGCTCACCACCGCCGACGGCGGCGCCACCGGCCCCGCCGGGTCCGGCGCCCCTGCCGACATACGTCTGATCGTCACGGACATGGACGGCACGCTCCTTGACGACAGCAAGCGGATCCCGCCGGGGCTGTGGCCGGTCCTGGCCGAACTGCGCCGCCGCGGAGTGCTCTTCAGCCCGGCGAGCGGACGCCAGTACGCCACGCTGGCCGAACAGTTCGCCGGTGCGGAGGAGGGCATGGTGTTCATCGCGGAGAACGGCACCTATGTCGTCCGTGACGGCGTCGAGCTCAGCTCCGACCCGCTGGACCCGGCGGTGGCCGCCCGGCTGGTCGCCACCGTGCGGGAGCTGGCCGGGCGCGGCGCGGACGTGGACGCCGTGGTCTGCGGCAAGCGGTCCGCCTACGTCGAGCGGAGCGACGAGCCGTTCCTCGCCGAGGTCCGCAAGTACTACGTACGGCACCGCGTCGTGGCGGACGCCGCCGCGGTCGACGACGACATCATCAAGGTCGCCCTCTTCGACTTCGGGTCCGCCGAGCGGACCACCGCCCCGGCCCTGGCGCCGTTCACCGCCACCCACCAGGTGGTCGTCTCGGGCGAGCACTGGGTGGACGTCATGAACCGCACCGCCGACAAGGGTGCCGCGCTGCGCCGCCTCCAGCGGGACCTGGGCATCACGCCCGCGCAGACCCTGGCGTTCGGCGACTATCTCAACGACCTGGAGATGCTGGACGCCGCCGAGTGGTCGTTCGCCATGGAGAACGCGCACCCCGAGGTCGTCCGGCGGGCCCGCCACCTGGCCCCCTCCAACAACGACAACGGCGTCCTGCGCACCATCGCCCGCCTGCTGGACCTGCCGGAGGAGCTGCTGTCGGCCGAGCCGCGCGCGGCGGGTACGGGCACCGGCGTACGGGACTGA